The genomic stretch ATTCTCATCGCAGAAGAAACCGCTGTTTTCATAGCTCTTCTGAATGATACTCTTGCCTGAAGCTGCTGGGCAATATTCTGTGCTACTAAGCTTGCATCTAATTCTGGTCGCTTAATTTCACTTACATTGATCTGAACTTCTTTATTGGTGATTTTCTTGAGCTCCTCACGAAGGAGTTCAATTTGCTCACCACCTTTACCGATAATCACACCGGGTCTGGAAGTATTCAGTGTAAGTAATATTCTCTTGGGTGTTCGTTCAATAACGACGTTTGATAATCCGCCATTTCTTAAACGGGTTGCCAGATATTCGCGAAGCTTATGATCTTCCACCAGCATAGCCGGTTCATTCTCTTCAGAATACCAATTGGATTCCCATCCTTGAATGATTCCAAGTCTTAGTCCGGTTGGATTGGTTTTTTGTCCCAATGTTCTACTCGTTTATTCTTCTGTTACAGTTTCTTCCTGAAGCTTAGCAACAACCACAGTGATATGGCAGCTTCTTTTGTTAATTCTATGGGCACGTCCCATTGGAGCCGGTTGAATTCTTTTCAAAGTCACACCTTCATCAACATAAATTTCTTTGATAAACAGTAGGTCGTTATCCAACCGCTCTTCCTGAAATTTATCTCTCACATTTGCAGCAGCCGATTTAATAACCTTTGCCACATCTGTTGAAGATGATTTTGATTCAAAATCAAGCTTTGTAAGTGCCTTATCCACTCGCTCACCTCTTACAAAATTGGCTAC from Rhodohalobacter barkolensis encodes the following:
- the rpsC gene encoding 30S ribosomal protein S3, coding for MGQKTNPTGLRLGIIQGWESNWYSEENEPAMLVEDHKLREYLATRLRNGGLSNVVIERTPKRILLTLNTSRPGVIIGKGGEQIELLREELKKITNKEVQINVSEIKRPELDASLVAQNIAQQLQARVSFRRAMKTAVSSAMRMGAKGIKIKCSGRLGGAEMARTEQYKEGRVPLHTLRAEIDYSNTTSNTIYGSIGVTVWIFKGEIIGDVDLTPGSQTKQDDEPQRKRSGKSGDRRSRRSKRRSRN
- the rplV gene encoding 50S ribosomal protein L22, encoding METPVFEAKAVQKHLRKSARKVRLVANFVRGERVDKALTKLDFESKSSSTDVAKVIKSAAANVRDKFQEERLDNDLLFIKEIYVDEGVTLKRIQPAPMGRAHRINKRSCHITVVVAKLQEETVTEE